ATCAAAACGATTTGGAAAAACGGATGGGATCTTGGATTCAACCATTGAGATTCAACTTCCTGAAAATAGATTATAAATTTAAGAATGAGATGTTTCGCAAGTAACGAGTGCTATGATTTCAAGATGCAATCGACAAGAGACCTAACATATTGATTCATGGAATTATATCACTTATCAGGTTCCTGTTCTATGGCAGTATCTATCAAGAAACTATCCTATTTTGAAGGAAAAATCCTTCCCGAATCCGAAGCTAAGATCAGCATCCAAACACATGCCCTCCAATATGGCACCACCGTCTTCGGTGGATTGCGAGGGTATTACGATAAGGACACTGATAACATCTATCTGTTTCGTATCTTAGACCATTTTCAAAGACTGATCAACTCAACAAAGATCATGCAGTTAAAGTTAGAAAAGACAAAAGAAGAATTGAGAGACATAACAATCGAATTGATTCGTCAATGCGGATATAAAGAGAATATCTATCTTCGTCCTTTTGTTTACACCTCGGCTCTACAACTTTCACCTCGCTTCCATGACGTCCCAACCGAACTCGCCATCTATATTCTTCAATTGAATGATTACTTAGATACGAAGCGCGGATTGAAAACAATGGTTTCGAGTTGGAGAAGATTCGACGACGCGGTGATCCCAACTCTTTCCAAAGTGTCAGGCGGTTATGTAAACTCGGCTCTTGCAAAATCCGAAGCCGTTCAAAACGGATTCGATGAAGCCATCTTCTTAGATGCCCGCGGTTTTGTAAGCGAAGGATCCGCTGAAAATATCTTCCTTGTTCGCGACGGAAAGATCATCACACCCGGAGTAAACTCTTCCTTGTT
This is a stretch of genomic DNA from Leptospira tipperaryensis. It encodes these proteins:
- a CDS encoding branched-chain amino acid transaminase produces the protein MAVSIKKLSYFEGKILPESEAKISIQTHALQYGTTVFGGLRGYYDKDTDNIYLFRILDHFQRLINSTKIMQLKLEKTKEELRDITIELIRQCGYKENIYLRPFVYTSALQLSPRFHDVPTELAIYILQLNDYLDTKRGLKTMVSSWRRFDDAVIPTLSKVSGGYVNSALAKSEAVQNGFDEAIFLDARGFVSEGSAENIFLVRDGKIITPGVNSSLLEGITRRSVLQIARDNGIEVIERDIARSELYIADEVFFSGTGVQIAWVSEIDHRKVGNQEMGPITKKIQSLFFNLVINKEEKYRHWLTPVY